One part of the Haliaeetus albicilla chromosome 27, bHalAlb1.1, whole genome shotgun sequence genome encodes these proteins:
- the NEUROG1 gene encoding neurogenin-1, which produces MPAEAASSGGAPEPPGAPRERRRRRGRARARTEALLHTLKRSRRVKANDRERNRMHHLNAALDELRSVLPTFPDDTKLTKIETLRFAYNYIWALSETLRLAEQCLPPPPTFRGAAAPPSPGSDAGSWFSSASPSAPSLCASASAPSSPATSEDCAYAPAESLRAFRALPASSAGPGAACR; this is translated from the coding sequence ATGCCCGCGGAGGCGGCCAGCAGCGGCGGCGCTCCGGAGCCGCCGGGCGCTCCGCGGGAACGGCGGCGGAGGCGCGGCCGTGCGCGGGCGCGTACCGAAGCGCTTCTACACACGCTGAAACGCAGCCGGCGGGTCAAGGCCAACGATCGGGAACGAAACCGCATGCACCACCTCAACGCCGCCCTGGACGAGCTCCGCAGCGTCCTGCCCACCTTCCCCGACGACACCAAGCTCACCAAGATCGAGACCCTGCGCTTCGCCTACAACTACATCTGGGCCCTCTCCGAGACCCTCCGCCTGGCCGAGCAAtgcctcccgcccccccccaccttccgcggggccgccgctccccccagccccggcagcgATGCCGGCTCCTGGTTCTCCAGCGCTTCCCCGTCCGCCCCTTCGCTCTGCGCCTCCGCCTCCGCTCCCAGCAGCCCCGCCACCTCCGAGGACTGCGCTTACGCGCCCGCCGAAAGCCTGCGGGCTTTCCGCGCCTTGCCCGCATCCTCCGCGGGGCCGGGAGCAGCTTGTCGTTAA